The following proteins are co-located in the Gorilla gorilla gorilla isolate KB3781 chromosome 7, NHGRI_mGorGor1-v2.1_pri, whole genome shotgun sequence genome:
- the CEBPD gene encoding CCAAT/enhancer-binding protein delta, with product MSAALFSLDGPARGAPWPAEPAPFYEPGRAGKPGRGAEPGALGEPGAAAPAMYDDESAIDFSAYIDSMAAVPTLELCHDELFADLFNSNHKAGGAGPLELLPGGPARPLGPGLAAPRPLKREPDWGDGDSPGSLLPAQVAACAQTVVSLAAAGQPTPPTSPEPPRSSPRQTPAPGPAREKSAGKKGPDRGSPEYRQRRERNNIAVRKSRDKAKRRNQEMQQKLVELSAENEKLHQRVEQLTRDLAGLRQFFKQLPSPPFLPAAGTADCR from the coding sequence ATGAGCGCCGCGCTCTTCAGCCTGGACGGCCCGGCGCGCGGCGCGCCCTGGCCTGCGGAGCCTGCGCCCTTCTACGAACCGGGCCGGGCGGGCAAGCCGGGCCGCGGGGCCGAGCCAGGGGCCCTAGGCGAGCCAGGCGCCGCCGCCCCCGCCATGTACGACGACGAGAGCGCCATCGACTTCAGCGCCTACATCGACTCCATGGCCGCCGTGCCCACCCTGGAGCTGTGCCACGACGAGCTCTTCGCCGACCTCTTCAACAGCAATCACAAGGCGGGCGGCGCGGGGCCCCTTGAGCTTCTTCCCGGCGGCCCCGCGCGCCCCTTGGGCCCGGGCCTTGCCGCTCCGCGCCCGCTCAAGCGCGAGCCCGACTGGGGCGACGGCGACTCGCCCGGCTCGCTGTTGCCCGCGCAGGTGGCCGCGTGCGCACAGACCGTGGTGAGCTTGGCGGCCGCAGGGCAGCCCACCCCGCCCACGTCGCCGGAGCCGCCGCGCAGCAGCCCCAGGCAGAcccccgcgcccggccccgcCCGGGAGAAGAGCGCCGGCAAGAAGGGCCCGGACCGCGGCAGCCCAGAGTACCGGCAGCGGCGCGAGCGCAACAACATCGCCGTGCGCAAGAGCCGCGACAAGGCCAAGCGGCGCAACCAGGAGATGCAGCAGAAGCTGGTGGAGCTGTCGGCTGAGAACGAGAAGCTGCACCAGCGCGTGGAGCAGCTCACGCGGGACCTGGCCGGCCTCCGGCAGTTCTTCAAGCAGCTGCCCAGCCCGCCCTTCCTGCCGGCCGCCGGGACAGCAGACTGCCGGTAA